One window of Treponema denticola genomic DNA carries:
- a CDS encoding formylglycine-generating enzyme family protein — protein MKKFFVLFLAILFVSVTACKNPFFKNMLDKDSGNEGAGNWNSQSYDFVLVTPPANGIVGVAPDYPLPGSQDYWKGVFIAGRTVKLSPYKIGKMEVTYELWYSVLKWSTDNGKGYVFANKGLEGWDGTGGGGSYPNYANIGKPPTANKNHPVTMVSWRDCIVWCNAYTEMKLGSDEQCVYRESNASGAAVLKDATATTACDAAYADMGKKGFRLPTEAEWEYAARRQNDNTNATDYGEGGSNVWLTKLNSASGATKPIGFNGLSLPDGETWESLRDELTRVAVYYNWWNGTGWIHQTPAVTKTAAAGSKTANALGLHDMSGNVWEWCFDGYEAEIATGEVTNPQGAASGSSRVERGGSWLGYANGCAVGLRFNHSPDYRSFIHGFRLACRP, from the coding sequence ATGAAAAAATTTTTTGTTTTATTTTTGGCGATACTTTTTGTATCGGTTACGGCTTGTAAAAACCCGTTTTTTAAAAACATGCTGGATAAGGATTCGGGGAATGAAGGGGCCGGAAATTGGAATTCTCAAAGTTACGATTTTGTTCTTGTCACACCTCCTGCAAACGGCATCGTAGGCGTTGCCCCTGACTACCCCTTACCCGGAAGTCAAGATTATTGGAAAGGCGTATTTATTGCAGGGCGCACGGTAAAACTGAGTCCCTATAAGATTGGCAAAATGGAGGTAACCTATGAGTTATGGTATAGTGTACTCAAATGGAGTACTGATAATGGTAAGGGATACGTCTTTGCAAACAAAGGGCTTGAAGGTTGGGACGGCACAGGCGGTGGAGGTAGTTATCCTAATTATGCGAATATCGGTAAGCCTCCTACAGCAAACAAAAATCATCCTGTAACGATGGTAAGCTGGCGGGACTGCATAGTATGGTGTAATGCGTATACGGAAATGAAGCTGGGCTCCGATGAGCAATGTGTATACCGCGAAAGCAATGCTTCTGGTGCTGCGGTATTAAAAGATGCAACTGCTACAACTGCTTGCGATGCCGCATACGCCGATATGGGTAAAAAAGGCTTTAGGCTGCCGACCGAAGCGGAATGGGAATACGCAGCCCGCCGGCAAAATGACAACACAAATGCGACAGACTACGGCGAAGGTGGTAGTAATGTATGGCTGACCAAACTAAACAGTGCAAGCGGAGCAACAAAGCCGATAGGCTTTAACGGACTGAGCCTACCCGACGGAGAAACTTGGGAAAGTTTACGGGATGAACTTACTAGAGTTGCCGTTTACTATAATTGGTGGAACGGAACCGGCTGGATACATCAAACACCTGCGGTAACGAAGACCGCCGCAGCCGGAAGCAAGACTGCAAATGCACTCGGTTTACACGATATGAGCGGGAACGTATGGGAATGGTGTTTTGATGGGTACGAAGCCGAGATAGCAACCGGCGAGGTTACCAATCCTCAAGGTGCCGCGTCAGGCTCTAGCCGCGTCGAACGCGGCGGCAGTTGGCTCGGCTACGCGAACGGCTGCGCTGTAGGCCTACGGTTCAACCACAGTCCTGACTACAGGAGCTTCATTCATGGCTTCCGCCTGGCTTGCCGGCCTTAA
- a CDS encoding BrnT family toxin, with translation MVNKVLTVIYTERKTAIRIISARLAEQEEIDEYYKNYEFR, from the coding sequence ATGGTAAATAAGGTGTTGACTGTTATCTATACCGAACGTAAAACTGCAATCAGAATTATTTCGGCACGCCTTGCCGAACAGGAGGAAATAGATGAGTACTATAAAAACTATGAGTTTAGATGA
- a CDS encoding BrnA antitoxin family protein translates to MSTIKTMSLDEVANYEIPAEDLERLNNFKNTDFSDCPKDTAAQLKLYKPWYKLHPHGYGQQKADMQTEIDDDLLAWLKQGEEGYQTRLNAVLRWAKQNGCPMAALGRR, encoded by the coding sequence ATGAGTACTATAAAAACTATGAGTTTAGATGAAGTTGCAAACTACGAGATACCCGCTGAAGATTTGGAACGGCTGAATAATTTTAAGAATACTGATTTTTCCGATTGTCCGAAAGATACGGCTGCACAGTTGAAACTGTATAAACCATGGTATAAACTTCATCCTCACGGTTATGGACAACAAAAAGCCGATATGCAAACCGAAATTGATGATGACCTTCTTGCATGGCTGAAGCAAGGAGAGGAAGGTTATCAGACCCGTTTGAATGCAGTATTACGCTGGGCAAAGCAGAACGGTTGCCCTATGGCAGCTCTTGGAAGAAGGTAA
- a CDS encoding Rpn family recombination-promoting nuclease/putative transposase: MIKRFEDLTLQDDFMFCKVMQNPDLCKRLIEMILSDTIGKIAYISVQHNINTYEQAKSVRFDVLVQTENGKFYDVEMQVNNEKNIPKRMRFYQAAIDISFLDRGNSYNNLNDSFIIFICTFDAIGKNKPIYTFENICLEDKNISLQNGTKKVIINSEAFENTEDKELKEFLEYLKTGKAKSKFTREIEAMIQTVKQNEQARQEYRLMSTFEMDARYKGIYENKRETAKLMKMEKLDMSLIKKITGLPEEEIEKL, from the coding sequence ATGATAAAAAGATTTGAAGATTTGACTTTACAAGACGATTTTATGTTTTGTAAAGTTATGCAAAATCCGGATTTATGCAAAAGACTTATTGAAATGATACTATCAGACACAATAGGCAAAATTGCATATATTTCGGTACAGCATAATATTAACACCTATGAACAGGCAAAGTCAGTGAGATTCGATGTGTTAGTACAAACTGAAAACGGTAAATTCTACGATGTGGAAATGCAGGTAAATAACGAGAAGAATATACCTAAAAGAATGAGATTTTACCAAGCAGCCATCGATATTTCGTTCTTGGATAGGGGGAATTCCTATAATAATTTAAATGACAGTTTTATAATTTTTATTTGCACTTTTGATGCTATCGGGAAAAATAAGCCCATTTACACCTTTGAAAATATCTGTCTTGAAGATAAAAATATATCTTTACAAAATGGAACAAAAAAGGTTATAATAAACTCAGAGGCTTTTGAAAATACCGAAGACAAAGAATTAAAAGAGTTTTTAGAATACCTTAAAACGGGCAAAGCAAAAAGCAAATTTACAAGGGAGATAGAGGCTATGATACAAACAGTAAAACAAAATGAACAAGCAAGACAAGAATATAGATTAATGTCAACTTTTGAGATGGATGCTAGGTATAAAGGTATTTATGAAAATAAGAGAGAAACAGCCAAACTTATGAAAATGGAAAAACTGGATATGTCTTTAATAAAAAAGATAACCGGTCTTCCCGAAGAAGAAATCGAAAAACTATAG
- a CDS encoding exo-beta-N-acetylmuramidase NamZ family protein has translation MKKTLFLFCFCSLALIVFAEKKAGKPDESDFKTGIERVDEFFNLFKGKRIGLITNQTGIDSLGRSSIEILYEKTNLSSLFSPEHGIRGNARDGAGISNMVDKKTGLTVYSLYGKTKRPTKEMLQQIDVLCFDIQDVGARFYTYIYTMAYAMEACARDGKTFVVFDRPNPINGINVEGNILEEKYKSFTGYFPIAQRHGMTVGELALMFNKEFKIGCNLKIVPMQGWSREDYFEDLNLMWVPPSPNIPTADTALVYSGFCIFEGVNISVGRGTTMPFKYIGAPYIDAEALAEALNALKLEGVFFKPAYFTPALSVYKDELCEGVQIIVRDKNKFLPVKAAIAVMYTIREMYPDKFKINNYPAELCGLNLLSGTNKLSSMSLSLDDYFKFIEKDEKKFLKMREKYLMY, from the coding sequence ATGAAAAAAACGCTTTTTTTATTTTGCTTTTGTAGTCTTGCCCTAATAGTTTTTGCAGAAAAAAAAGCAGGTAAGCCGGACGAGTCCGATTTTAAAACGGGAATTGAACGCGTCGACGAATTTTTTAATCTTTTTAAAGGAAAAAGAATTGGATTGATTACCAATCAAACAGGTATAGACTCTTTAGGAAGATCAAGCATCGAAATCTTATACGAAAAGACTAATCTTTCAAGCCTTTTTTCTCCGGAACACGGAATAAGGGGAAATGCAAGGGATGGAGCCGGTATTTCCAACATGGTAGATAAAAAAACCGGCCTTACCGTTTACAGCCTTTACGGAAAAACAAAGCGGCCCACAAAAGAGATGCTTCAACAAATAGATGTTTTATGCTTCGATATTCAGGATGTAGGAGCAAGGTTTTACACATATATTTACACAATGGCCTATGCAATGGAAGCATGCGCCCGTGACGGAAAAACCTTTGTTGTCTTTGACAGGCCCAATCCTATAAACGGCATAAACGTTGAGGGGAATATTTTGGAAGAGAAATATAAATCCTTTACGGGCTATTTTCCGATTGCGCAAAGGCACGGCATGACCGTGGGAGAATTAGCCTTAATGTTCAATAAAGAATTTAAGATAGGCTGTAACTTAAAAATAGTCCCCATGCAGGGGTGGAGCCGTGAAGATTATTTTGAAGACCTTAATTTAATGTGGGTGCCTCCTTCGCCCAATATTCCTACAGCCGATACCGCCTTAGTTTATTCGGGCTTTTGTATCTTTGAAGGGGTAAACATTTCGGTAGGAAGAGGAACAACCATGCCCTTTAAATACATAGGAGCCCCCTATATAGATGCCGAGGCTTTAGCAGAAGCTCTAAATGCCCTCAAGCTTGAGGGAGTCTTTTTTAAGCCCGCCTATTTTACACCTGCCCTTTCGGTTTATAAGGATGAGCTATGCGAAGGAGTTCAAATCATCGTCAGGGATAAAAACAAATTCTTGCCCGTAAAAGCTGCAATCGCGGTGATGTACACAATAAGGGAAATGTATCCCGATAAGTTTAAGATAAATAACTACCCTGCCGAACTCTGCGGCCTCAATTTATTAAGCGGAACAAACAAGCTAAGCTCGATGAGCCTTTCCTTAGATGACTACTTTAAATTTATCGAAAAAGACGAAAAAAAGTTTTTAAAGATGAGAGAAAAGTATTTGATGTATTAA
- the pbp4b gene encoding penicillin binding protein PBP4B — MKKFLCIFFVISLILSCRSAQISKIKSEPADAYIYKSEETEGGFLGFQTDISFPPDEEKYDPSILPNSFIPFKAYTGQGYVYFHTENVKKFLLYLNGKKIDTKKICKNKYTQIYIGDEVINGTNNLLITNIEAEKDDKGFLKAYTLSVKIPYPSIIEKKEKLNNVNYRAFQIIDDIMEAQTANGFPSVQLVVVKNGRMIKNSAYGYISTVDEFGKPLLHKNKKPITKETLFDLASNTKMYTVNFALQKLISEEKISIYGKVKDFFPDFQDNKRARFKGKGDITVEDLLKHQAGFPAGAQYYVNKKITKKKESDKRQNKEIVLELICNTPLIYSPRTEVLYSDIDYMLLGLIIEKVTGMPLDKYTEENLYKPLNLSSVCYEPLKKGFTKEDITATEIRSPKRTKDEKFKDIKYLPVHGTVHDPEAYNSMDQVSGHAGLFANAESIAVLAQVMLNGGGYGNIKLFDSSVLNLFTSQGNFFSQAGLGWRRQGLNNSYAWAFSQLASANTIGHTGWTGTLTLIDPKEDLIIIIFTSAKNTPALFGKNLRGKYEGDFYLAKNYGAITTLIYSAFKNYDNALLDQMLIELAVGRKELITMTPQIYDNEGSRKDLTAIMESIKEQSKQSAVLKQFLKSEKAMAILAEIQSRNSKKNLAKKQAEGTAR; from the coding sequence ATGAAAAAATTTTTGTGCATTTTTTTTGTTATCAGCTTAATCTTGTCATGCCGCTCGGCTCAAATATCAAAGATAAAGAGCGAACCGGCAGACGCCTACATTTATAAATCGGAAGAAACCGAAGGAGGCTTTTTAGGCTTTCAAACGGATATAAGCTTTCCTCCGGATGAAGAAAAATACGATCCTTCAATTTTACCGAATAGCTTTATTCCTTTTAAGGCCTATACGGGACAGGGCTATGTTTATTTTCATACCGAAAATGTAAAAAAATTTCTTTTATATTTAAACGGAAAAAAAATAGATACAAAAAAAATCTGTAAAAATAAGTACACTCAAATTTATATCGGAGATGAGGTAATAAACGGAACCAATAACTTACTCATTACAAACATTGAAGCAGAAAAAGATGATAAGGGCTTTTTGAAAGCCTATACCTTATCGGTAAAAATCCCCTACCCTTCCATTATCGAAAAAAAAGAAAAATTAAATAATGTAAATTATAGAGCCTTTCAAATAATAGATGACATTATGGAGGCACAAACAGCAAACGGATTTCCTTCGGTTCAGCTTGTAGTGGTAAAAAACGGAAGGATGATAAAAAATTCGGCCTACGGTTATATCAGCACCGTTGACGAATTTGGGAAACCCCTGTTGCACAAAAACAAAAAGCCTATCACAAAAGAAACTCTTTTTGATCTAGCCAGCAACACCAAAATGTATACGGTAAATTTTGCACTACAAAAACTTATATCCGAAGAAAAAATTTCAATCTATGGCAAGGTAAAAGATTTTTTTCCTGATTTTCAAGATAACAAGAGGGCCCGCTTTAAGGGAAAGGGCGATATTACCGTTGAGGACTTATTAAAGCATCAGGCAGGTTTTCCGGCAGGGGCACAATATTATGTGAACAAAAAAATAACAAAAAAAAAGGAAAGCGATAAAAGACAAAACAAGGAGATTGTTTTAGAGCTGATTTGCAACACTCCCTTAATATATTCTCCTCGCACTGAGGTTTTATATTCCGATATAGATTATATGCTTTTGGGTTTGATTATAGAAAAGGTAACGGGCATGCCCTTGGATAAGTATACGGAAGAAAACCTTTACAAACCCTTAAATTTATCTTCAGTCTGCTATGAGCCTTTAAAAAAAGGATTTACAAAAGAAGATATCACTGCAACCGAAATACGCTCACCCAAAAGGACAAAGGACGAAAAATTTAAAGATATAAAATATTTACCGGTTCACGGAACGGTACACGACCCTGAGGCCTATAATTCAATGGATCAGGTAAGCGGCCATGCAGGGCTTTTTGCAAATGCCGAAAGTATAGCAGTTTTGGCTCAGGTAATGCTGAACGGCGGCGGTTACGGAAATATCAAACTATTCGATTCAAGCGTTTTGAATTTATTTACCAGTCAGGGGAATTTTTTTTCGCAGGCAGGCTTGGGATGGAGGAGGCAGGGACTTAATAACAGCTATGCTTGGGCTTTTTCGCAGCTTGCAAGTGCAAACACAATAGGACACACAGGCTGGACGGGGACATTAACCTTAATCGATCCTAAAGAAGATTTAATAATCATAATCTTTACAAGCGCAAAAAACACCCCTGCCCTTTTTGGAAAAAACTTGCGCGGAAAATATGAGGGCGATTTTTATCTTGCAAAAAACTATGGAGCCATTACCACCCTTATTTATTCCGCATTTAAAAACTATGATAATGCTCTGCTGGATCAAATGCTTATAGAACTTGCGGTAGGCAGAAAAGAACTTATAACTATGACACCTCAAATTTATGATAACGAAGGTTCCCGCAAGGATTTGACAGCCATAATGGAAAGCATAAAAGAACAATCAAAGCAATCTGCAGTCCTAAAACAATTTTTAAAAAGTGAAAAAGCTATGGCCATACTTGCAGAAATTCAATCAAGGAACTCAAAGAAAAACTTAGCAAAAAAACAAGCTGAAGGAACGGCAAGATGA
- a CDS encoding substrate-binding periplasmic protein — translation MKKNSNHIFKFSFIFLFTILVMTSCKPKAVRIQKKANDISLAKILVKKEFIIGIRDDYPPFSFLNLFTTKMEGYDIEVAQELCNRMKIKPIFKVIKWDQRDKLLKDGQIDCIWSAFAYSKKRDKIYSLTSPYIKSAIILVVKDKSPYYTIQDIREKKIGITSSSFIHESLKKAESTHGVFKNTLVFQSAQEAVNALEKDEIECVVYDLLSISSLIQARKGSYRVLDEAIAYEEYVIAFRKEDIALMNAVKSTLEDMAKTDFLEKTSKKWFGANVSIIGR, via the coding sequence ATGAAAAAAAATTCCAATCATATTTTTAAATTTAGCTTTATCTTTTTATTCACGATATTGGTTATGACATCTTGTAAACCCAAGGCTGTCCGTATCCAAAAAAAAGCAAACGATATTTCTCTTGCAAAAATTCTTGTAAAAAAAGAATTTATAATAGGGATTCGGGATGATTATCCTCCTTTTTCTTTTCTAAACCTTTTTACGACAAAAATGGAAGGTTATGACATAGAAGTAGCTCAAGAACTGTGCAATCGTATGAAAATAAAACCGATTTTTAAAGTCATTAAGTGGGATCAAAGAGATAAATTACTTAAGGATGGACAAATCGACTGTATATGGAGTGCCTTTGCATACAGTAAGAAGCGTGATAAAATTTATTCTCTTACCTCACCTTATATAAAAAGTGCTATAATATTGGTTGTAAAAGATAAGTCGCCTTATTACACCATTCAAGACATAAGGGAAAAGAAAATAGGTATTACATCCTCATCATTTATACATGAAAGTCTTAAAAAAGCCGAATCTACTCACGGAGTATTTAAAAACACGCTTGTGTTTCAGAGTGCCCAAGAAGCCGTAAATGCTCTTGAAAAGGATGAAATAGAGTGTGTAGTATACGACCTTCTTTCAATTAGCAGCCTGATACAAGCAAGAAAAGGCTCGTATCGGGTGCTGGATGAAGCTATAGCTTACGAAGAATATGTTATAGCTTTTAGAAAAGAGGACATCGCCCTGATGAATGCCGTCAAATCTACTTTAGAAGATATGGCTAAAACCGATTTTTTAGAAAAAACGAGTAAAAAATGGTTTGGGGCAAATGTATCTATCATAGGCCGCTAA
- a CDS encoding ABC transporter substrate-binding protein, giving the protein MRNKLNSKAVFFAVILLFSLIFSCKKNEIDEISSDDISLAEVLVRSKIIVGVNAYNPPICFYNNKDEITGFDIDVFEEIADIMNIEVEFRSIVPTEVNELITTGSVDCIASGFSYSDERNETYELTQAYLRNAVVILTLRSKNIKTFEDLKDKKIGGQKGSFGADLIKNNPDIMTRIHSLNDSYENIPQMLGDLKNLGLDACVGDISTMTEYLNKEPDVYSLVEQAIALDSYVYAFKKGNKALKTEIERVLYILEKKGVLEKISRKWFGKDLLIFGK; this is encoded by the coding sequence ATGCGTAATAAATTAAACTCAAAGGCAGTTTTTTTTGCGGTAATTTTGCTATTCAGCTTGATATTTTCATGTAAAAAAAATGAAATTGATGAAATATCTTCGGATGATATTTCATTAGCCGAAGTTCTTGTAAGATCTAAAATAATTGTAGGGGTAAATGCATATAATCCGCCCATATGTTTTTATAATAATAAAGACGAAATAACAGGCTTTGATATTGATGTATTCGAAGAAATAGCAGATATAATGAATATCGAGGTAGAATTCCGCTCAATAGTTCCTACCGAAGTAAACGAGCTGATAACTACGGGATCCGTCGACTGTATTGCATCAGGATTCTCTTATTCGGATGAGAGAAATGAGACCTATGAGCTTACACAAGCTTATTTACGCAATGCCGTAGTTATTTTAACTCTGAGATCAAAGAATATTAAAACCTTTGAAGATCTAAAAGATAAGAAGATAGGGGGACAAAAAGGAAGTTTTGGAGCAGACTTGATTAAAAATAATCCCGATATTATGACTCGAATTCATTCATTAAACGACTCATATGAGAATATTCCTCAAATGTTGGGAGACTTAAAAAACCTTGGACTGGACGCCTGTGTCGGAGATATTTCAACAATGACGGAATACTTAAATAAAGAGCCGGATGTGTACAGTCTTGTTGAACAAGCTATAGCCTTAGACTCCTATGTATATGCATTTAAAAAAGGGAATAAGGCTTTAAAAACGGAAATAGAAAGAGTTTTATACATTTTAGAAAAAAAAGGCGTTCTTGAAAAGATTTCAAGAAAATGGTTCGGTAAAGATTTACTGATTTTTGGAAAGTAA
- a CDS encoding NAD(P)H-dependent glycerol-3-phosphate dehydrogenase, whose product MNDKIAIIGAGSWGTAVACSLGKNGHRVVLWSHTAGVADSINTDHINEKYLPKHKLPKTVSASTDMEEVCKDASFIFLASPSLYLTSAVEELLKFAPFSHDDGKMPYPTIAVLTKGFIPDENGEPQFIIDVLEKMLPDFYKNHLVYVAGPSHGEEVAEGKLTGLIAASQNPMCSIRCREILRSRSLLVYSSLDIIGVQVCAAAKNVIAVAFGVLDALTVTSDIFGDNTESLLLAAGLNEIQAIGRAMGATHPETFTSISGVGDLDVTCRSKYGRNRRFGNEIITKKILLSFENLDDLIKNIDKIGYLPEGVVACKYLNILAEKRNLKLPICSGLYKILNKELKPLDLIENLLQGDTK is encoded by the coding sequence GTGAACGATAAGATTGCCATTATCGGAGCAGGCTCTTGGGGAACGGCCGTGGCCTGTTCTTTAGGAAAAAACGGACACAGAGTTGTGCTTTGGAGCCATACTGCCGGCGTTGCCGATTCGATAAATACTGACCATATAAACGAAAAATACTTACCTAAGCATAAATTGCCTAAAACCGTTTCCGCCTCTACGGATATGGAAGAGGTATGCAAAGATGCTTCTTTTATATTTTTAGCAAGTCCTTCACTCTATTTAACCTCAGCGGTTGAAGAACTTCTTAAATTTGCTCCTTTTAGCCATGATGACGGCAAAATGCCTTATCCTACAATCGCCGTGCTGACAAAGGGTTTTATTCCTGATGAAAACGGAGAGCCTCAGTTTATAATAGACGTTTTGGAAAAAATGCTTCCCGATTTTTATAAAAATCACTTGGTTTATGTAGCAGGCCCCAGCCATGGGGAGGAAGTGGCCGAAGGTAAGCTGACCGGCCTTATAGCTGCATCTCAAAACCCCATGTGTTCTATCCGCTGCCGAGAGATTTTAAGGTCGAGGAGTTTGCTTGTTTATTCCAGCTTGGATATAATCGGAGTGCAGGTTTGTGCGGCCGCTAAAAACGTTATAGCCGTCGCCTTCGGTGTTTTGGATGCTTTAACCGTAACCTCCGATATTTTCGGCGACAATACCGAATCCCTACTTTTGGCTGCCGGCTTAAACGAGATTCAGGCTATAGGCAGGGCTATGGGGGCGACTCATCCCGAAACCTTTACATCGATTTCCGGAGTAGGCGACTTGGACGTAACCTGCCGAAGTAAGTACGGAAGAAACCGCCGTTTCGGTAACGAAATTATCACAAAAAAAATTCTTCTTTCCTTTGAAAATTTGGACGATCTTATTAAAAATATCGATAAGATAGGCTACTTGCCTGAAGGCGTTGTCGCCTGTAAATACCTGAACATTCTTGCAGAAAAGCGTAATTTAAAGCTGCCTATCTGTTCGGGGCTTTATAAAATCTTAAACAAGGAATTAAAACCTCTTGACTTAATAGAAAACTTATTACAGGGAGATACAAAGTAA
- the ffh gene encoding signal recognition particle protein, whose product MLENITEKFSGIMRSLSGKSKITEKNIEDTIEEIKTALLDADVNLRVVRRFINATAEEAKGERVLKSVDPGQQFTKIVYDKMTSFLGDEKKALDLRGPDTQSVILFLGLQGSGKTTSAAKLALKLKNEGRKPLLVACDLVRPAAVEQLSVLGGNISVPVYKEETKDAVKVAKNALAFAKKNFYDTVIVDTAGRLQIDEDMMKEIVNIKSAVKPMETILVADSMTGQSAVDVAKEFDEQVGLSGLILTKFDSDTRGGAALSLKTITGKPIFYIGTGEKLEDLEPFYPDRIASRILGMGDIVSLVEKAQALYDEEEAEKLQKKMQSESFSLADMLMQLEQAEKMGPLESMLDMIPGLSGQIDKDKLDLSLLKRQKAIIQSMTLKERDNFRIIGPPRRKRIAKGSGTSVGDVNKLLKQFEKTRQMMRKVSKNKGLQAKMMSGGFFG is encoded by the coding sequence ATGCTCGAAAATATTACCGAAAAATTCAGCGGGATAATGCGCTCTTTGAGCGGTAAATCCAAAATTACCGAAAAAAATATTGAAGACACAATCGAAGAAATAAAAACAGCTCTTTTGGATGCCGACGTAAACTTGCGCGTTGTACGCCGTTTTATAAATGCTACAGCAGAAGAAGCCAAGGGCGAAAGGGTTTTAAAGTCCGTCGATCCCGGTCAGCAGTTTACAAAAATTGTATACGATAAAATGACCTCCTTTTTGGGGGATGAAAAAAAAGCTCTTGACCTAAGGGGGCCTGACACCCAGTCGGTAATCCTCTTTTTAGGTCTCCAAGGCTCCGGAAAGACTACCAGTGCCGCAAAATTGGCCTTAAAGCTTAAAAACGAGGGCAGAAAGCCCTTGCTGGTTGCCTGCGACCTTGTCCGCCCTGCCGCCGTAGAGCAGCTTTCCGTTTTAGGCGGAAATATCAGTGTGCCCGTTTACAAGGAAGAAACTAAAGATGCGGTAAAAGTAGCAAAAAATGCTCTGGCCTTTGCCAAAAAGAACTTTTATGATACGGTAATAGTCGATACGGCAGGCCGCCTTCAAATCGATGAAGACATGATGAAGGAAATCGTCAATATTAAATCTGCCGTAAAACCTATGGAAACCATTCTTGTTGCAGATTCAATGACCGGTCAAAGTGCCGTTGATGTTGCAAAGGAATTTGACGAGCAGGTAGGGCTTTCAGGCTTGATCCTTACAAAATTCGACTCCGATACCAGAGGCGGTGCAGCCCTTTCCTTAAAGACCATAACAGGTAAGCCCATTTTTTACATAGGAACAGGCGAAAAACTCGAAGATCTTGAGCCCTTTTATCCCGACCGCATTGCAAGCCGTATCTTGGGCATGGGCGACATTGTTTCTTTGGTTGAAAAGGCCCAAGCTCTTTATGATGAAGAAGAGGCGGAAAAGCTTCAAAAAAAGATGCAAAGCGAAAGTTTCAGCCTTGCCGATATGCTCATGCAGTTGGAGCAGGCCGAAAAGATGGGGCCCTTAGAGTCAATGCTCGATATGATTCCCGGGCTTTCAGGTCAAATAGACAAGGATAAGCTTGACCTCTCGCTTTTAAAACGCCAAAAGGCCATAATCCAGTCGATGACCTTAAAGGAAAGGGATAATTTCCGCATTATCGGGCCTCCCCGCCGTAAACGCATTGCAAAGGGCTCAGGAACCTCCGTAGGCGATGTAAACAAGCTTTTAAAGCAGTTTGAAAAGACCCGTCAAATGATGAGGAAGGTGTCAAAAAATAAGGGACTGCAAGCTAAAATGATGTCCGGCGGGTTTTTCGGATAA